Proteins encoded by one window of Streptomyces sp. LX-29:
- a CDS encoding resuscitation-promoting factor → MSHAHHSHRATRRRRAVDRPAPMSRLLPQALVVAALAGGTSAFVSEDKAVLLSVDGAPRSLHTFADDVGELLAEEGVAVGRHDLVAPAPNRPLSTGDQVAVRYGRPVALTLDGEHREVWTTARTVDGALRQLGVRAEGAYLSASRSAAISRRGLTLDVRTERTVTFVADGREHTVRTNAATVREAVWEAGLALHGEDTTSVPLDAFPRDGQTISVMRITAGQETREVTIPFLTVRREDPTVFRGTEIVERLGRPGVRRITYAVRTVNGVPQRPRQMRAETVREAVAQIVRVGTKPIPASVGAADGLNWRAMAVCESGGRPNAVDASGTYGGLYQFDEPTWRSLGGRGRPQDAPAAEQTYRAKRLYVQRGASAWPHCGRRLHQ, encoded by the coding sequence GTGAGCCATGCGCACCACAGCCACCGCGCCACCCGCCGCAGGCGCGCCGTCGACCGCCCCGCCCCCATGAGCCGGCTGCTGCCGCAGGCGCTGGTCGTCGCCGCGCTCGCCGGCGGCACCTCGGCCTTCGTCTCCGAGGACAAGGCCGTCCTGCTCAGCGTCGACGGCGCCCCGCGCAGCCTGCACACCTTCGCGGACGACGTCGGGGAGCTGCTGGCCGAAGAGGGGGTGGCGGTGGGCCGCCACGACCTGGTGGCGCCCGCCCCGAACCGGCCGCTCAGCACCGGCGACCAGGTCGCCGTCCGCTACGGCCGACCGGTCGCCCTCACCCTGGACGGCGAGCACCGCGAGGTGTGGACCACCGCCCGCACCGTCGACGGCGCGCTGCGCCAGCTCGGGGTGCGGGCCGAGGGGGCCTACCTGTCCGCCTCCCGGTCCGCCGCCATCTCGCGCCGCGGCCTCACCCTGGACGTGCGCACCGAACGCACCGTGACCTTCGTGGCCGACGGCCGCGAGCACACCGTCCGCACCAACGCCGCGACCGTCCGCGAGGCGGTGTGGGAGGCGGGCCTGGCGCTGCACGGCGAGGACACCACCTCCGTGCCGCTCGACGCCTTCCCCCGCGACGGCCAGACGATCTCGGTCATGCGGATCACCGCGGGGCAGGAGACCCGTGAGGTGACGATCCCCTTCCTGACCGTGCGACGGGAGGACCCGACGGTCTTCCGCGGCACCGAGATCGTGGAGCGGCTGGGGCGGCCGGGCGTGCGGCGGATCACCTACGCGGTGCGCACGGTCAACGGCGTGCCGCAGCGGCCGCGGCAGATGCGCGCCGAGACGGTGCGGGAGGCGGTGGCGCAGATCGTCCGGGTGGGCACCAAGCCGATCCCGGCCTCGGTCGGCGCCGCGGACGGGCTCAACTGGCGGGCGATGGCCGTCTGCGAGTCCGGCGGCCGGCCGAACGCGGTGGACGCCTCCGGGACCTACGGCGGGCTGTACCAGTTCGACGAGCCCACCTGGCGGTCGCTGGGCGGCCGCGGCCGCCCGCAGGACGCCCCGGCCGCCGAGCAGACCTACCGCGCCAAGCGGCTGTACGTGCAACGGGGCGCGAGTGCCTGGCCGCACTGCGGCCGTAGACTTCACCAGTGA
- the rsmA gene encoding 16S rRNA (adenine(1518)-N(6)/adenine(1519)-N(6))-dimethyltransferase RsmA has protein sequence MPDADGADALLGPADIRELAAVLGVRPTKQRGQNFVIDANTVRRIVRTADVRPDDVVVEVGPGLGSLTLALLEVADRVTAVEIDDVLAAALPSTVAARLPGRADRFALVHCDAMRVTELPGPAPTALVANLPYNVAVPVLLHMLATFPTIDRTLVMVQAEVADRLAARPGSKVYGVPSVKANWYAEVKRAGAIGRNVFWPAPNVDSGLVSLVRRTAPLATSATRDEVFAVVDAAFAQRRKTLRAALAGWAGSAAAAEAALVAAGISPQARGESLTVEEFAAIAEQKNAAS, from the coding sequence GTGCCCGACGCCGACGGCGCCGACGCCCTGCTCGGGCCCGCCGACATCCGGGAGCTGGCCGCCGTGCTGGGCGTGCGCCCGACCAAGCAGCGCGGCCAGAACTTCGTCATCGACGCCAACACCGTCCGTCGGATCGTCCGCACCGCCGACGTCCGCCCCGACGACGTGGTCGTGGAGGTCGGCCCCGGCCTCGGCTCGCTGACCCTGGCGCTGCTGGAGGTCGCGGACCGGGTGACGGCGGTGGAGATCGACGACGTGCTCGCCGCCGCGCTGCCGAGCACGGTCGCGGCCCGGCTGCCCGGCCGCGCCGACCGCTTCGCGCTGGTGCACTGCGACGCGATGCGGGTCACCGAGCTGCCCGGCCCGGCGCCGACGGCGCTCGTCGCCAACCTGCCGTACAACGTCGCGGTGCCGGTGCTGCTGCACATGCTGGCCACCTTCCCGACCATCGACCGCACCCTGGTCATGGTCCAGGCCGAGGTCGCCGACCGGCTCGCCGCCCGCCCCGGCTCCAAGGTCTACGGCGTCCCGTCGGTGAAGGCCAACTGGTACGCCGAGGTGAAGCGGGCCGGCGCCATCGGCCGCAACGTCTTCTGGCCCGCCCCCAACGTCGACTCCGGCCTGGTCTCGCTCGTCCGCCGCACCGCCCCGCTCGCCACCAGCGCCACCCGGGACGAGGTCTTCGCGGTCGTCGACGCCGCCTTCGCCCAGCGTCGCAAGACGCTGCGCGCCGCCCTCGCCGGCTGGGCGGGCTCCGCCGCCGCGGCCGAGGCGGCCCTGGTCGCCGCCGGCATCTCGCCCCAGGCGCGCGGCGAGTCCCTTACAGTCGAGGAGTTCGCGGCGATCGCCGAACAGAAGAACGCCGCGTCCTGA